DNA from Streptomyces sp. Edi4:
AAGTTGAGCACTTGTCTTGTTCTACCTATTCCCAACACGCCCTACCGGCCAGTAAATACCGGTGGGCCGCATTCTCCCGGGAGACGACCCTCGTACCCCGCAGGCCCACCAGGAGGCGTCATGACGCGCACCAGGCACAGACTTCGCCGCACGCTCGCGGCCGCCGCGGCCGTGGCGGCCGCGTTCGGGGGCATGGCGGCGGGCGCGGCCACCGCGCAGGCCGCCGCCGCGCCGGCCGTCCAGTCCACCCCGCTCCCGCCCGACCTGGAGAAGATCCGGGCGGCGGAGGCCACCCAGCTCTACGGCGATCCCGCCGAGCGGCCCATGGCCGACCGCAGGACGGGCCTGATCTCGCTCGGCGACAGCGAGATCTCCGGCGAGGGCGTCGGCACCTACGAGGCCGGCACCAACGGGCCCGACAACTGGTGCCACCGCTCGCCCGACTCCGCGATCCACCGCACCGGCATCCCGGCCGACGAGACGTACAACGTGGCCTGCTCGGGCGCGTACACCGGCAACATCAGGATCGGCGGGACCAAGCAGTACGCCGACGAACTCGTGCAGAGCGACAGCCTCGCCATCAAGGCCCGCAACACCCGGATCAAAATGGTGCTCCTGGTCGCGGGCGCCAACGACGATCTCCAGTTCGGCCCGGTCATGACCGACTGCGTCGAGCGCTATCTGCTGCTCCAGGGCCCGTGCCAGTCCAAATACCAGCCCGGCTGGCAGGCCCGGGTCGACGCGCTGGTGCCCAAGGTCGAGGCGACCGTGAGTGACCTCAAGACCGTGATGCGCGACGCGGGGTACGCCGACGGCTCCTACAAGCTCGTCGTGATGGGCTACCCGAGCCCCATCGGCCCCGACTTCCACGACAACCCGTCCTTCCCCGGCAAGCTCGTCTGCGGCGGCCTCGGCTACGACTCCGACACCGTGTGGGGCCGCGACACGGCGGTGCCCGCCTTCGAGGTCGGCATGCGCAAGGCCGCCGAGGCCACCGGCGCGACCTACCTGGACGACTCGCGGCTCTTCAACGGCCACGAGGTCTGCATGGAGGACACCTGGGCCAGGGGCCTCTACATCGACGTCTCCAAGCCGGGCCTGCCGGACGCCAACTCCGTGCGCCAGTCCTTCCACCCCAACTACCGGGGTCACGGCGCCTTCGCCTCCTGTCTCACCCAGCTCTACAACTCCGGCGCCAAGGAAGGCAGTTGCGCCGACCCCGCCTCCACGGGCAGCCCCACCCTCTACCCGCTCGCCTGGGACGACGCCTACCGGCCGCTGAAGAACGAGGCCACCGGGAGCTGCGCCGACGTCACCGCCTCCAGCAGCGCCAACGGCACGGCCGTCATCGGCTGGGACTGCCACGGCGGACGCAACCAGGGCTGGTGGTACGACGACGGCCGCAAGTCGGTGCACACCCAGCTCACCCAGGACCGCTGCCTGGACGTGCCGGGGGCGAACTACACCGCCGGTGCCCAGCTGATCATCTGGAACTGCTCGGGCGCGGCCAACCAGGAGTGGGTGCGCGCCTCGGGCACCCTGCGCCCGGCCGCGGCCACCAGCCTGTGCGCCACCCTCGGCGCCGCCAAGGACCCGCTCACCCTGCGCCCCTGTGACGGCACCGCGAGCCAGCGCTTCGCCTGACCCGGACGCGGCCCGGACGCGTCCCACCCGGGCCGCCCGGCGCTCGGCCCCGTCATGGACAGCCGTCCGCGGCGGGGCCGAGGTGTGCCACCTCGATGGCGGAGGGCGAAAGGGCGGCCGCCACCCGCACACGCGCGCCGAAGCCCAGCGGAGTGCGGGCCCGCGCCGCGTACTTCAAGGGCCGTCCACGCACGCAGAACAGCACCTCGCCGTACCCGCCGCGCGGGATCGGCGTGACCACATGGCCCGCGGCGCCGACCATCGCGGCGGCCGTCGGTGACGCCTTCGCGCGCCGCCGCGGCCACGTCCGGTCCAGCCCCGCCAGTAACCCGCCGGGCCCGCTGAACCACCCCAACTGCGCCACCCCTCCCGGTGATTGAAGCGCCCCGGCCGATGCGGCGACCGGGGCGATTGCGGACACATGCCAGGATAGGCGGCCAATTCACCGGGCCCTTAGGGG
Protein-coding regions in this window:
- a CDS encoding ricin-type beta-trefoil lectin domain protein, with the protein product MTRTRHRLRRTLAAAAAVAAAFGGMAAGAATAQAAAAPAVQSTPLPPDLEKIRAAEATQLYGDPAERPMADRRTGLISLGDSEISGEGVGTYEAGTNGPDNWCHRSPDSAIHRTGIPADETYNVACSGAYTGNIRIGGTKQYADELVQSDSLAIKARNTRIKMVLLVAGANDDLQFGPVMTDCVERYLLLQGPCQSKYQPGWQARVDALVPKVEATVSDLKTVMRDAGYADGSYKLVVMGYPSPIGPDFHDNPSFPGKLVCGGLGYDSDTVWGRDTAVPAFEVGMRKAAEATGATYLDDSRLFNGHEVCMEDTWARGLYIDVSKPGLPDANSVRQSFHPNYRGHGAFASCLTQLYNSGAKEGSCADPASTGSPTLYPLAWDDAYRPLKNEATGSCADVTASSSANGTAVIGWDCHGGRNQGWWYDDGRKSVHTQLTQDRCLDVPGANYTAGAQLIIWNCSGAANQEWVRASGTLRPAAATSLCATLGAAKDPLTLRPCDGTASQRFA